A single Vibrio sp. YMD68 DNA region contains:
- a CDS encoding ABC transporter ATP-binding protein/permease, translating to MQSKHKNNPPPLNLSPVSEQKEQGKNNKNLSILFNLVEFVKPYKVSVIAALLALMFTASLTLSVGHGVRMLIDEGFSQRSIDDLGRAIQFILVVTVLISVGTFFRFYLVSSVGERVSADIRLAVFNHVITLHPSYFETHGSGDIMSRITTDTTLLQSIIGSSFSMAMRSALMCIGAVVMLFATNIKLTLIVLTSVPFIIVPILVYGRRVRALSRKSQDSMADVGSYAGEAIEHIKTVQSYSHEEQEKKAFSIEVEKAFEIGRQRVKQRAILISGVIVIVFSAIAGMLWVGGSDVISGNMSAGDLGAFVFYAIMVASSLGTISEVLGELQRAAGATERLIELLQVESNIVAPNHKTRKPTGLSAEVVFDNVTFYYPSRPDQAATDNLVLRAEEGKVLALVGPSGAGKTTLFELLQRFYDPQNGLVTLGGIDLREFDPYELRQQMAMVPQQPALFSHDVFHNIRYGNPDATDEQVIDAAKKAHAHEFIMKLPQGYQSFLGERGVRLSGGQKQRIAIARAILKDPTILLLDEATSALDSESEHHVQQALKELMHGRTTLIIAHRLSTIKHADQIAVLDQGRLVNVGDHQSLLNSCELYQRLVELQFKQMS from the coding sequence ATGCAATCGAAACATAAAAACAACCCACCTCCACTCAATCTGTCGCCAGTAAGTGAACAAAAAGAGCAGGGGAAGAACAATAAAAATCTGAGCATTTTGTTTAACCTCGTCGAGTTCGTTAAACCCTACAAGGTCAGTGTTATTGCGGCGCTTCTCGCGCTTATGTTTACTGCATCGTTGACACTGTCGGTGGGTCATGGCGTCAGAATGTTAATTGATGAAGGATTTTCTCAGCGATCCATTGACGATCTTGGTCGCGCCATTCAATTTATTCTTGTGGTGACCGTTCTTATCTCTGTGGGTACATTTTTCCGGTTCTACCTCGTCTCCTCAGTGGGGGAACGCGTGAGTGCAGATATTAGACTCGCTGTGTTCAATCATGTCATCACTTTGCATCCCAGCTACTTTGAAACCCATGGCAGTGGGGACATTATGTCTCGCATCACTACCGACACCACACTGCTACAAAGTATTATCGGCTCCTCGTTTTCTATGGCGATGCGCAGTGCGCTCATGTGCATTGGCGCTGTGGTTATGCTTTTTGCAACCAACATAAAACTGACCCTAATCGTATTAACGTCGGTGCCGTTTATCATCGTGCCCATCTTAGTGTACGGCCGCAGAGTCAGAGCGTTGTCGAGAAAGAGCCAAGACTCGATGGCGGACGTAGGCAGCTACGCTGGTGAAGCCATTGAACATATCAAAACCGTTCAAAGCTACAGCCACGAAGAGCAAGAAAAGAAAGCGTTCTCGATTGAAGTGGAAAAAGCATTTGAAATTGGTCGCCAACGAGTAAAACAGCGCGCTATCTTAATTTCAGGCGTTATTGTGATTGTATTCAGTGCGATCGCAGGAATGCTCTGGGTAGGTGGAAGTGATGTTATCAGTGGTAATATGTCGGCGGGGGATCTCGGGGCTTTTGTCTTTTATGCCATTATGGTTGCCTCATCTCTGGGGACAATCTCAGAAGTGCTAGGCGAACTCCAAAGGGCCGCGGGCGCAACAGAAAGGTTGATAGAACTGCTTCAAGTGGAAAGCAATATCGTCGCGCCAAATCATAAAACAAGGAAACCGACTGGCTTATCAGCCGAAGTAGTATTCGATAATGTCACTTTTTACTACCCGTCAAGACCTGACCAAGCCGCCACCGATAACCTTGTTCTCAGAGCAGAAGAAGGTAAAGTTTTAGCGCTTGTGGGGCCATCAGGAGCGGGTAAAACGACGCTGTTTGAGCTTCTTCAACGGTTTTACGATCCACAGAACGGTCTGGTTACTCTTGGCGGTATCGACCTGCGAGAGTTTGATCCTTATGAGTTACGTCAACAAATGGCAATGGTTCCTCAACAGCCAGCGTTATTTAGCCATGATGTTTTTCATAATATTCGTTACGGCAACCCGGATGCCACTGATGAACAAGTGATCGACGCGGCTAAAAAAGCTCATGCACATGAATTTATTATGAAGTTGCCGCAGGGGTATCAAAGCTTTCTTGGTGAGAGAGGTGTACGTTTATCTGGTGGACAAAAACAGCGGATTGCCATTGCGCGTGCGATCCTAAAAGATCCTACCATTCTATTGCTAGACGAGGCGACGAGCGCACTAGACAGTGAAAGCGAGCATCATGTACAACAAGCGCTGAAAGAGTTGATGCATGGAAGAACGACGCTCATTATTGCTCATCGATTATCGACAATTAAGCATGCCGACCAAATAGCGGTGCTAGACCAAGGACGATTAGTCAATGTTGGGGATCACCAATCATTACTAAACAGCTGTGAGTTGTATCAACGGTTGGTCGAGTTACAGTTCAAGCAGATGTCTTAG
- a CDS encoding sterol desaturase family protein → MNNPESIRLIFFVSIFMLCAIWEWVLPRKRLTQSKGVRWLNNIGLVSLSSVLLAVLFPVVAYQAAQYATINEIGLFNQPSMPALLTIIVSVLLLDLAIYCQHAVFHKVPLLWRLHQVHHADQDIDMTTGARFHPIEIILSMLIKIGIVIIVGIPASAVIIFEVLLNGSAMFNHSNARLHPRIDSLLRKWIVTPDMHRVHHSIITRETHSNFGFFLSIWDKLFNTYIAQPTQGHDQMTIGLPVFRSTREQWLDKMLTQPFRQR, encoded by the coding sequence ATGAATAATCCAGAGTCAATCCGACTGATATTTTTTGTCTCCATTTTCATGTTGTGCGCAATTTGGGAGTGGGTGTTACCGCGTAAGCGTCTAACGCAAAGTAAAGGTGTTCGATGGCTAAATAATATTGGACTGGTTTCTTTAAGCAGCGTACTTCTCGCTGTGCTCTTTCCTGTTGTCGCTTACCAAGCCGCCCAATACGCGACAATCAACGAAATTGGGCTATTTAACCAACCCTCGATGCCTGCTTTACTTACGATTATTGTTTCAGTATTGCTGCTGGATCTCGCGATTTATTGTCAACACGCGGTTTTTCACAAGGTTCCTCTTCTTTGGCGATTGCATCAGGTACACCATGCAGACCAAGACATCGATATGACGACAGGCGCTCGTTTTCACCCCATTGAAATCATTCTTTCGATGCTCATCAAGATAGGTATCGTCATAATTGTGGGGATTCCAGCAAGCGCTGTGATCATTTTTGAGGTGTTGCTCAACGGCAGTGCCATGTTTAACCACAGCAATGCTCGACTTCACCCTAGAATAGATTCGTTGCTAAGAAAGTGGATAGTGACTCCCGATATGCACCGTGTGCATCATTCTATCATCACACGAGAAACGCATTCTAACTTCGGATTTTTTTTATCGATTTGGGATAAACTGTTTAACACGTATATCGCCCAACCGACGCAAGGTCACGACCAGATGACCATAGGCTTACCCGTATTTCGCTCAACAAGAGAGCAATGGTTGGACAAAATGTTAACTCAACCTTTTCGTCAGCGTTGA
- a CDS encoding fructosamine kinase family protein — translation MWQALTQQLSEALMFNYTITERAKMNGGDISDCYMISDGEQRYFVKSNTRSFIDKYLIEADNLNLLRSTSTVSIPEIILTGTSKDHSFIVFNYLATKPLEDDKQSYKFGVQLAQLHSWGEQKEFGFDQDNYIGTTLQPNKWDRKWHRFFAEQRIGWQLQLLREKGIELVNIAEFTERVSDLLSNHHPRPSLLHGDLWHSNVANSAFGPICYDSSCYWGDRECDIAMTELFGGFQPEFYNGYESILPLDFGYGERKDIYNLYHILNHYNLFGGHYLAEAEGLINNINSY, via the coding sequence ATGTGGCAAGCATTGACTCAACAACTCTCTGAAGCACTTATGTTCAATTATACGATCACCGAGCGCGCAAAAATGAATGGTGGTGACATCAGTGATTGCTACATGATAAGTGACGGTGAGCAACGTTATTTTGTAAAGTCGAATACGAGAAGCTTCATTGACAAGTATCTCATTGAAGCTGACAACCTTAATCTCCTGCGTAGCACTTCTACCGTCTCTATCCCTGAGATTATCTTGACCGGCACCAGCAAAGATCATTCTTTTATCGTATTTAATTATTTAGCCACTAAGCCACTTGAGGATGATAAACAGAGTTATAAGTTTGGCGTTCAACTTGCGCAGCTTCATTCATGGGGTGAGCAGAAAGAGTTTGGGTTTGATCAAGATAATTACATTGGCACGACATTACAACCAAACAAATGGGATCGTAAATGGCATCGTTTTTTTGCCGAACAACGTATTGGCTGGCAACTTCAACTTCTCAGAGAGAAAGGCATAGAGCTGGTTAATATCGCAGAATTTACTGAACGAGTGTCAGATCTACTGTCCAATCATCACCCTCGCCCATCATTACTTCATGGCGATCTATGGCACAGTAATGTCGCCAATTCTGCGTTTGGCCCAATTTGTTATGATTCGTCTTGCTACTGGGGCGATCGCGAATGCGATATTGCCATGACTGAGTTATTTGGTGGGTTTCAGCCTGAATTCTATAATGGTTACGAAAGCATATTACCCCTAGATTTTGGCTATGGAGAAAGAAAAGATATTTATAACCTGTATCATATTCTGAACCACTACAATTTATTTGGCGGGCACTACCTCGCCGAGGCAGAAGGTTTGATAAACAATATAAATAGTTATTAG
- a CDS encoding methyl-accepting chemotaxis protein, which produces MNKKRNTSFSLSLVQTISAVFICILLLIVALSFITIKSVDRVGHEFSALSEKALPLAINNAKLTQTILEQVKRISYATQGTTVEALNENTININALMKKSNLLLNNVSQFSDGFTTREEKEENSRLLTTLKNSLQKLNASTISILDTQKSLLEQQSTIDDQVGAFRYGLSSIGPEMNRIASFLSNSNPESSDAANRFIASASSLESTFLMLMMQVDLEKAAEQYQEMRSRIAGINLAYDDFKDWHPDIEEFASLTTPYTMVNDGFKQQGILKNIMTKLSLSTSQKTQIAEVVHLGNTTVVALEAISQTALSLIEQREFAVNETIISTYSRLTMIGTTIALIIVTFGLGLRRWLNTSLKNITIHLNRLSDHDFSSSVPIIGPSEFQEVSKKLNTVIESTSRSISTVTHNCETLYKTAEISHNAAESSNATLIEQNTSLESMITTVNELEASISQISSITHQSYQDSCQASEHSQRGLDVVETNRQRLEQLEETLNANEDSMVELDHRVKQIREMVEMISAIADNTNLLALNAAIEAARAGEQGRGFAVVADEVRQLASGTSQQTKNIRVKMNQLIAAADKSRVAVEHSRVEMVSALASSVEVKATFSDIERAVNQIQTRVEQITVATEEQERATKEVSQSIALVSKQGDQTKYQLQSMVESSEQVATIAGHQQTMLHKYSL; this is translated from the coding sequence ATGAACAAAAAAAGAAACACATCATTTTCTCTATCGTTAGTTCAAACCATCAGTGCGGTATTCATCTGCATTTTACTCTTAATTGTTGCACTGTCATTTATTACCATAAAAAGTGTTGATCGAGTTGGCCATGAGTTCAGTGCTTTATCGGAAAAAGCGCTGCCGTTAGCGATCAATAATGCCAAGTTGACTCAAACCATTCTCGAACAAGTGAAACGTATAAGCTATGCCACACAGGGAACAACGGTGGAAGCTCTTAACGAGAACACAATAAACATTAATGCGTTAATGAAGAAAAGTAACCTGTTATTGAATAATGTCAGTCAGTTTTCCGATGGGTTTACGACGCGTGAAGAAAAAGAAGAAAACTCCCGTCTGCTAACGACACTTAAAAATAGCCTACAAAAATTAAACGCTTCAACCATTTCTATACTCGATACCCAGAAAAGCTTACTTGAACAACAAAGCACAATCGATGACCAAGTGGGAGCATTTCGTTATGGGCTCAGTTCCATTGGCCCAGAGATGAATCGTATTGCTTCCTTTCTAAGCAACAGTAATCCGGAGTCCTCTGACGCTGCTAATCGGTTTATCGCCAGCGCTAGCTCTTTAGAAAGTACATTTTTGATGCTGATGATGCAGGTAGACTTAGAAAAAGCGGCAGAGCAATATCAAGAAATGAGAAGCCGAATCGCAGGAATCAATCTTGCCTATGATGACTTCAAGGATTGGCATCCAGATATCGAAGAGTTTGCAAGCTTGACCACTCCTTACACTATGGTGAACGATGGGTTTAAACAGCAAGGAATTTTGAAAAATATCATGACTAAATTGTCATTGTCGACCAGCCAAAAAACTCAGATAGCCGAAGTGGTGCACCTTGGAAATACGACGGTAGTTGCACTTGAAGCCATTTCTCAAACGGCCTTGTCACTGATTGAACAGCGAGAATTTGCGGTTAACGAAACGATCATTTCAACGTACAGCCGCCTGACCATGATTGGGACGACGATTGCCTTAATTATTGTTACATTTGGTCTTGGTTTAAGACGCTGGCTAAATACTAGCCTCAAAAACATCACCATTCACCTTAACCGTTTAAGTGATCATGACTTTTCATCGAGTGTTCCGATTATCGGCCCGAGTGAATTTCAGGAAGTATCAAAGAAACTCAATACTGTCATTGAATCAACGAGTCGGTCTATTTCTACCGTTACCCATAACTGCGAAACTTTGTATAAAACAGCCGAGATTAGCCATAACGCGGCAGAAAGCTCAAATGCGACCTTGATTGAGCAAAATACGTCATTAGAGAGCATGATCACGACAGTTAATGAACTTGAGGCTTCAATTAGTCAAATATCCTCGATCACCCACCAATCTTATCAGGATTCATGTCAAGCCTCAGAACACTCTCAGCGAGGTTTGGACGTCGTTGAAACCAATCGACAACGACTAGAACAGTTAGAAGAAACACTCAATGCGAATGAAGATTCAATGGTCGAACTTGACCATCGAGTCAAGCAGATACGCGAAATGGTAGAGATGATCTCGGCCATTGCGGATAATACGAATCTATTGGCGTTGAACGCTGCCATTGAAGCCGCACGGGCAGGGGAACAAGGAAGAGGATTTGCCGTGGTTGCTGATGAGGTAAGGCAATTGGCGAGCGGAACCTCACAACAGACGAAAAATATCAGAGTCAAAATGAACCAATTGATCGCTGCTGCTGATAAATCTCGTGTGGCGGTTGAGCATTCTCGTGTAGAAATGGTGTCAGCATTAGCGTCAAGTGTGGAAGTAAAGGCGACATTTTCCGATATAGAACGAGCGGTCAATCAAATTCAAACAAGGGTAGAGCAAATTACTGTTGCTACCGAAGAACAAGAGCGCGCGACCAAAGAAGTGAGTCAATCCATTGCTCTTGTTTCTAAGCAAGGTGACCAAACGAAATATCAGCTACAATCAATGGTCGAAAGCTCAGAACAAGTGGCAACGATTGCGGGGCATCAGCAAACCATGCTCCACAAATATTCACTGTAA
- a CDS encoding tRNA-uridine aminocarboxypropyltransferase: MRIHAFHHLFKFRQSLSTRAFKARGAKVSRCDYCQVATKYCLCEYQPDIDTNVAVMLIVSDNEVFKPSNTGRLIADVVKETSVYQWNRTEPDEAMLDQLNDPKYFPLIVFPEDYVDDKSRLINEQSFPLPDNKVPLLIFIDGSWREARKIFRKSDYLSQLPVFSIKPESVSQYMMRKSDNDDHLSTAEVASIVLSKVDENQASQVLEMWFETFRESYLLTKTRLKPDLTKPALKRFLSETNFEK, translated from the coding sequence ATGAGAATTCACGCCTTCCATCACCTGTTTAAATTCCGTCAAAGCTTGTCGACACGAGCGTTTAAAGCACGAGGTGCAAAAGTATCCCGTTGCGATTATTGTCAGGTCGCCACCAAGTACTGCCTCTGTGAATATCAGCCAGATATCGACACTAATGTGGCGGTTATGCTGATCGTTTCTGACAATGAAGTGTTTAAACCGAGTAATACAGGGCGATTAATAGCGGATGTTGTGAAAGAAACCAGCGTATATCAGTGGAATCGTACCGAACCAGACGAAGCGATGTTAGACCAGCTTAACGATCCCAAGTATTTCCCACTCATTGTTTTTCCTGAAGACTATGTTGATGACAAATCTCGGTTGATTAATGAACAAAGCTTTCCTTTACCAGACAATAAAGTTCCGTTACTTATTTTTATTGATGGTAGTTGGAGAGAAGCGAGAAAGATATTTAGAAAGTCCGACTATTTAAGCCAGCTTCCGGTCTTTTCAATTAAGCCGGAATCCGTATCTCAATACATGATGAGGAAGTCAGACAACGATGACCATCTTTCTACCGCAGAAGTTGCCTCTATTGTGCTTAGCAAAGTGGATGAAAACCAAGCGTCTCAGGTGCTCGAAATGTGGTTTGAGACTTTTCGCGAAAGTTATCTGTTAACAAAGACGCGCTTGAAACCGGATCTCACTAAACCTGCTCTGAAACGTTTCCTAAGTGAAACTAATTTCGAGAAGTAA
- a CDS encoding NlpC/P60 family protein, with amino-acid sequence MTKLKITAIIIIGIGVLTGCTNTSGPSKPASGPSSSVSGSPSLSAYDKKVKQSFMAVFSRWEGVPYRLGGTSFQGIDCSAFVQIAYQDALNVRLPRTTLHQSKLGTKVGYDEAEVGDLIFFRTSRTTRHVGVYLGNRQFLHASTSKGVIISRVDNPYWASKFWHFRRVEHPPIVN; translated from the coding sequence ATGACTAAACTAAAGATCACTGCAATCATCATTATCGGCATAGGCGTTTTGACCGGTTGTACAAATACATCTGGTCCTTCGAAACCCGCAAGTGGGCCTTCAAGTTCTGTATCCGGCTCTCCGTCCTTATCTGCCTACGATAAAAAGGTTAAGCAATCATTTATGGCTGTATTTAGTCGCTGGGAAGGTGTGCCGTACCGATTGGGAGGCACGTCATTTCAAGGCATTGACTGCTCTGCATTTGTGCAAATCGCTTACCAAGATGCTTTGAATGTTAGACTTCCAAGGACGACACTTCATCAAAGTAAGCTAGGCACAAAGGTGGGCTATGACGAAGCGGAAGTGGGCGATTTAATATTTTTTAGAACGTCGAGAACCACTCGCCATGTTGGTGTTTACCTGGGAAACCGTCAATTTTTGCATGCTTCCACATCAAAAGGCGTGATTATCTCTAGAGTTGATAACCCCTATTGGGCATCTAAATTTTGGCACTTTAGGCGAGTAGAACACCCGCCTATAGTCAATTGA
- a CDS encoding riboflavin synthase subunit alpha, giving the protein MFTGIVQGTARVVSIDKKEDFQSHTLSLAEELSFGLAIGASVAHNGCCLTVTSINGDLVTFDLMQATLKLTNLGEISEGDEVNIERAAKFGDEIGGHSMSGHIAFTATIDQVIDTPNNRTLWFCVDKPAMKYILEKGYIGLDGCSLTIGEVEVEEARFNVHLIPETLERTLFGIRKAGDRINVEVDPQTQAIVDTVERVLAQRV; this is encoded by the coding sequence ATGTTTACTGGAATTGTCCAAGGCACAGCACGTGTTGTTTCAATTGATAAAAAAGAAGACTTTCAAAGCCATACTCTTTCACTTGCTGAAGAACTCAGCTTCGGCCTTGCTATTGGTGCGTCCGTTGCTCATAACGGTTGTTGTTTAACGGTGACTTCAATAAACGGTGATTTGGTGACATTCGATTTGATGCAAGCCACATTGAAACTGACCAACCTTGGCGAGATCAGCGAAGGTGATGAAGTGAACATTGAGAGAGCAGCCAAATTTGGTGATGAAATTGGTGGCCACTCAATGTCTGGGCACATCGCTTTTACTGCAACCATAGATCAAGTGATCGACACGCCCAATAATAGAACACTGTGGTTTTGCGTCGATAAACCTGCCATGAAATATATCTTGGAAAAGGGTTACATTGGTTTAGATGGTTGTTCATTAACGATTGGCGAAGTCGAGGTAGAGGAAGCGCGGTTTAACGTGCATCTGATTCCAGAGACGTTAGAGCGAACCTTGTTTGGGATTCGTAAAGCGGGCGATAGAATTAACGTTGAAGTTGATCCACAAACACAAGCCATTGTGGATACCGTGGAACGTGTGCTTGCTCAGCGCGTCTAG
- a CDS encoding peptidase U32 family protein produces MSRKIELLAPGGDVEAIKAAIVAGANAVYCGLNTFNARNRASNLSLDELNGVIRLAHQYGCEVFLTLNIVLLEHEIKSISKLLNQLVNTKLDGIIVQDLGLFDLVKKHFPSLDVHASTQLTTHNEGQIKFLAKIGATRVNLSRELNLPEIKMLTEVAHDHDVLTEVFVHGALCIAFSGQCYSSSVSVGNSGNRGRCSQACRDEYEITDAGNKYPLNLKDNSAYYDLPELVDAKVDSLKVEGRIKGAHYVYTVVDTWRKQIDSFVEKGLLIEDDANLHKVFNRDFTNSFLKGNLTKDMFIDNPRDNSVNYAVDKATSENESISVVQIQEVTDNLYTSKNEIGAEMREKIQFLDISKTQVTLSFDAKLGQPLTVSVISKDETFTVKSPSTLSVAGEKAITQELLTKRFKALKSPVHTLAQYDFSRMEEGLSIPLKEISALKEEIDFILNGSVDVIKHVDVPALEKHPKVNETPTLSMLIADVADLHLCDITDADVYYKLPESFKKRCNKYIDILAENPRLIPWFPAVLIGKDYDEAVRILEEVKPKRIVTNNTGIAYKAYEMGIEWVAGPFMNTTNSHALVTLKEELNCAGAFISNEINKGQIRHITRPENFKLFYSIYHPILMMTSRQCFFQRTVGCNKPSIEAGCMLKCEKATTITNVKGISFAVDKQKGGYPSIYNHEQFLNHEAVTDFSDLFDEFFIDLTNIGAGSKEVQDKAELIKHFEGLINGVNGSQQNLEQLVTIRTNDQYVQGL; encoded by the coding sequence ATGAGCAGAAAAATTGAATTATTAGCCCCTGGCGGTGACGTAGAAGCAATAAAGGCAGCTATCGTGGCAGGTGCGAATGCAGTCTATTGTGGTTTAAATACGTTTAACGCGCGAAATCGAGCATCAAACCTATCACTTGATGAATTGAATGGTGTTATACGGTTAGCTCACCAATATGGCTGCGAAGTTTTTCTGACATTGAATATCGTGCTGTTAGAACACGAAATTAAAAGCATTAGCAAACTGCTTAACCAGCTAGTCAATACCAAACTGGACGGTATTATTGTTCAAGATTTAGGGTTATTTGACTTAGTTAAAAAGCACTTTCCATCATTAGATGTGCATGCCTCTACCCAGTTGACGACCCATAACGAAGGTCAAATCAAATTCTTAGCCAAAATTGGGGCAACACGCGTGAATCTCTCTCGAGAACTCAACCTTCCTGAAATTAAAATGCTCACTGAAGTCGCTCATGATCACGATGTCTTGACGGAAGTCTTTGTACACGGCGCTTTGTGTATTGCATTTTCGGGTCAATGTTATTCAAGTTCTGTTAGTGTTGGTAATTCCGGAAATCGTGGCCGTTGTAGCCAGGCATGTCGTGATGAATATGAAATTACCGATGCCGGTAATAAGTATCCGCTCAACCTAAAAGACAACTCTGCCTACTACGATCTTCCTGAACTGGTTGACGCAAAAGTGGATTCGCTCAAAGTTGAAGGGCGCATCAAAGGCGCGCATTATGTGTATACCGTTGTCGATACTTGGCGTAAACAGATCGATAGTTTCGTCGAAAAAGGTCTATTGATTGAAGATGACGCTAACCTGCACAAAGTGTTTAATCGTGATTTCACGAACTCGTTCCTCAAAGGTAACCTAACGAAAGACATGTTTATTGATAATCCACGTGACAACAGCGTGAATTATGCGGTCGACAAAGCGACATCGGAAAACGAATCGATCTCCGTTGTACAAATTCAAGAAGTAACAGACAACCTCTATACATCAAAAAATGAAATCGGTGCAGAGATGCGAGAGAAAATTCAATTTCTCGATATTTCCAAGACACAGGTTACGCTTTCATTTGACGCAAAACTGGGACAGCCGCTAACTGTCTCTGTTATTTCAAAAGACGAAACATTTACCGTTAAGTCCCCTTCCACTCTCTCGGTTGCCGGTGAAAAAGCCATTACTCAAGAGCTATTGACCAAACGTTTTAAAGCGCTAAAAAGCCCTGTACATACATTGGCTCAGTATGATTTTTCTCGTATGGAGGAAGGACTCAGTATTCCATTGAAAGAAATTTCAGCGCTGAAAGAAGAAATAGATTTCATTTTGAATGGTTCTGTCGATGTCATTAAGCATGTCGATGTTCCTGCGCTTGAAAAGCACCCTAAAGTGAACGAAACGCCAACGCTTTCAATGTTAATTGCTGATGTCGCCGATCTTCACCTCTGTGATATTACTGATGCGGATGTTTACTATAAATTACCCGAGAGCTTTAAAAAACGCTGCAATAAATACATCGATATTTTGGCGGAAAATCCTCGTTTGATTCCTTGGTTCCCAGCGGTATTGATTGGTAAAGATTACGATGAAGCCGTGCGTATCTTAGAAGAAGTTAAACCTAAGCGTATCGTCACTAACAATACCGGCATTGCCTATAAAGCCTATGAAATGGGCATTGAATGGGTGGCTGGGCCATTCATGAATACGACCAACTCACACGCGTTAGTCACCCTTAAAGAAGAGCTAAACTGTGCCGGTGCGTTTATTTCAAACGAGATAAATAAAGGCCAGATACGTCATATCACCCGCCCAGAGAACTTCAAACTGTTCTACAGCATTTACCACCCTATTCTTATGATGACAAGCCGCCAGTGCTTTTTCCAAAGAACCGTTGGCTGTAACAAACCGAGTATCGAAGCGGGCTGTATGCTGAAGTGTGAGAAAGCGACAACAATTACTAATGTGAAAGGCATTTCATTTGCTGTTGATAAGCAAAAAGGTGGCTACCCGAGCATCTACAACCACGAGCAGTTTCTAAATCATGAAGCTGTGACTGATTTTTCGGATCTGTTTGATGAATTCTTCATTGATTTAACCAACATTGGTGCAGGCTCTAAAGAAGTACAGGATAAGGCTGAATTGATTAAGCACTTTGAAGGCTTGATCAATGGCGTTAACGGCTCTCAACAGAATCTAGAACAGCTCGTTACGATAAGAACCAACGACCAATACGTTCAAGGTTTATAA
- a CDS encoding DUF3802 family protein, which produces MVVETDGYLALIEHLALNLDVFTSVDGDTGAESIEDVVTDMVSSNIMAIFEQNPELHSSVRFKLLKEADSVVEDLGEVLAGAWTKPATNEQITFLDEYIALVKNLFDVAVATYD; this is translated from the coding sequence GTGGTTGTAGAAACCGATGGATATTTAGCCTTAATTGAACATTTAGCATTGAACCTAGATGTGTTTACATCTGTAGACGGTGATACTGGTGCTGAGAGTATTGAAGATGTCGTGACTGACATGGTTTCAAGCAACATTATGGCCATTTTTGAACAAAATCCAGAGCTGCATTCCAGTGTACGCTTTAAGTTATTAAAAGAAGCGGATTCCGTTGTTGAGGATTTGGGAGAGGTATTAGCAGGAGCCTGGACTAAACCTGCAACCAATGAACAGATCACCTTCCTTGACGAATACATTGCCCTGGTGAAAAACCTGTTCGATGTCGCAGTGGCGACCTACGATTAA
- a CDS encoding CPXCG motif-containing cysteine-rich protein: MRIYTEKNITCPNCDHTIGVTLDASSESQEFYDDCPFCHRSIHLNMHIDHSQQQVSLIASIEDEPFS, from the coding sequence ATGAGAATTTATACAGAGAAAAATATCACTTGTCCTAATTGTGATCATACAATTGGAGTCACGCTCGACGCTTCTAGTGAAAGCCAAGAGTTTTACGATGATTGCCCGTTTTGTCACCGTTCTATCCACTTAAATATGCATATCGACCACAGCCAGCAACAGGTTAGCTTGATCGCGAGTATTGAAGACGAACCCTTTAGTTAG